The following are encoded together in the Montipora foliosa isolate CH-2021 chromosome 12, ASM3666993v2, whole genome shotgun sequence genome:
- the LOC137979109 gene encoding uncharacterized protein encodes MQILTLLLLLVVPCGWAREVCDKDKGPTGVIKCLKFKGYQGEYQWATCLKLEHILEKSDRYHICVDRTRHYCWYKCMSELHRQSSGSVSDDCACSIYPQAPPSIIPPQECYSPTGDSCYWYRNCFEKRTFCKPSGNAYVIRYAERFCRVFEERKSSLSPEAQKWMKAVRKCQQVAMVPLLEDSSKDQNCKEIREKTLASYTQCYLNPGEGAKSICDIFCREHFKIFWAIKGSFLKLDTAWESLKGLWNIGTQCTSPSSQEGCFARNLKYVIKLLKLNVENLMRRKRRSPDSLSNDDTLSRFADGVGTAIASALKWNTDVMDWLAYTSNWVSLGNVDIIIAMADIKALGIVTAPVKSVNFEQTINDFASAVKKGTLRLQVNGYIIWIRSLAVCSDKSCVKTRTLAVSNEPPWNGVTRISHGDYLGVFAVIAILIMMMDKLLF; translated from the coding sequence TGTGGATGGGCCAGGGAGGTGTGTGACAAAGATAAAGGCCCGACAGGTGTCATCAAATGCTTAAAATTCAAAGGTTACCAGGGAGAGTATCAGTGGGCAACCTGCCTGAAATTAGAGCATATCCTAGAAAAAAGTGACCGCTATCACATCTGTGTAGACCGCACTCGACACTATTGCTGGTATAAATGTATGTCGGAGCTGCATCGCCAAAGTTCTGGCTCCGTGTCAGATGATTGCGCCTGTAGTATATACCCGCAGGCCCCTCCCAGTATCATCCCACCTCAAGAGTGCTACAGCCCTACTGGAGATTCCTGTTACTGGTATCGTAACTGCTTTGAAAAGAGAACTTTTTGCAAACCTTCAGGCAATGCTTACGTCATAAGATATGCCGAGAGGTTTTGCAGAGTGTTCGAAGAACGAAAATCCAGTTTAAGTCCAGAAGCACAAAAGTGGATGAAAGCTGTCCGTAAATGTCAGCAGGTTGCTATGGTACCATTGCTGGAGGACTCATCTAAAGATCAAAATTGTAAGGAAATAAGAGAGAAAACTCTTGCCTCTTACACTCAATGCTACTTGAATCCAGGTGAAGGTGCGAAGTCGATTTGTGACATCTTTTGTCGGGAACACTTCAAGATATTCTGGGCAATCAAGGGATCGTTCCTCAAGCTAGATACAGCTTGGGAGTCTTTAAAAGGATTGTGGAACATAGGAACCCAATGTACTTCGCCCAGCAGCCAAGAGGGTTGTTTCGCACGAAACTTAAAGTATGTGATCAAACTTTTGAAGCTAAACGTGGAAAATCTCATGCGACGCAAGAGGCGTTCTCCAGATTCCCTTTCAAATGATGATACTTTAAGTCGGTTCGCTGATGGAGTTGGTACGGCCATTGCAAGTGCCTTGAAGTGGAACACAGATGTGATGGACTGGCTCGCCTACACTAGCAATTGGGTTAGTCTTGGTAATGTGGACATCATCATAGCCATGGCAGACATAAAAGCCCTGGGTATCGTCACTGCGCCCGTCAAATCAGTTAACTTCGAACAAACTATTAACGACTTTGCTTCAGCCGTAAAAAAGGGTACTCTTCGACTGCAGGTTAATGGATACATTATTTGGATCAGGTCATTGGCTGTGTGCTCTGATAAATCATGTGTCAAAACCCGGACACTTGCAGTTTCAAATGAGCCTCCGTGGAATGGTGTCACTCGAATTTCTCACGGTGATTACCTTGGCGTGTTTGCAGTCATTGCTATACTGATCATGATGATGGACAAACTGTTATTCTAA